Proteins encoded together in one Mycobacterium sp. MS1601 window:
- a CDS encoding type II toxin-antitoxin system PemK/MazF family toxin — MATQWKSFQQVLKAAEHVVFTEAPKIIKGLQNPQAVQRNIQQGLQRGLAQGIKIGMDALAANAAEQQAAQKRAAIPAGRPITNNVVPSAQRARKVVYSPDLDGRADPGEIVWTWVAFEDDPSRGKDRPVLVVGRDRQTLLGLMLSSQTHHSEDPDWIGIGAGPWDHEGRPSWVRLDRVLDVPEEGIRREGAIVERTTFDLVAARLRAEYSWS; from the coding sequence ATGGCGACGCAGTGGAAGTCGTTCCAGCAGGTTCTCAAAGCCGCCGAGCATGTGGTCTTCACCGAGGCCCCGAAGATCATCAAGGGCCTGCAGAACCCGCAGGCGGTACAGCGCAACATTCAGCAGGGCCTGCAGAGGGGTCTGGCGCAGGGCATCAAGATCGGCATGGACGCCCTGGCAGCCAATGCCGCCGAGCAGCAGGCCGCGCAGAAGCGTGCCGCGATTCCGGCCGGACGGCCGATCACCAACAACGTGGTGCCCTCGGCCCAGCGAGCTCGCAAAGTCGTCTACTCCCCCGACCTGGACGGCCGGGCCGACCCGGGTGAGATCGTCTGGACCTGGGTGGCGTTCGAGGACGACCCATCGCGGGGCAAGGACCGCCCGGTGCTGGTGGTGGGCCGCGACCGCCAGACGCTGCTGGGTCTGATGCTGTCGAGCCAGACTCACCATTCCGAGGACCCGGACTGGATCGGCATCGGTGCCGGGCCGTGGGATCACGAGGGCAGACCGAGCTGGGTGCGCCTGGACCGGGTGCTCGACGTGCCGGAGGAGGGCATCCGCCGTGAGGGCGCGATCGTCGAGCGCACCACGTTCGATCTGGTGGCGGCACGCCTGCGCGCCGAGTACTCCTGGTCGTGA